The genomic segment GTCAGTCATTCCTTAAAATCATGAAATaagtttgaaacaaaaaaaagattGAATATGGTGAAGTGATGGCAAATTAATGAGGTTACCAGTAACAGAATTACAAAATGTAACTAAAACAGCTAACAAACAGTGTGTATAGTGCAATAAtgagtaaaatattaattaattagtattcacaaatgatacaCACCAACATTTAATACATCCATTCCCCTCACCCAGTCTTCATGTCCGACTAAAGAATGTACTTTGTGGTATTCTTTATTATCGCTTGCATAGATGTGTATCTTGTGGTCGTCGAGGGCACAGAAAAGGAGAGGCTCTTCTACTGAGGATAGCATATGTGCATGTAACGTCAGGCATAGACCAGAGTGGAGATTAATGGTTTGCTTGAGTGACGTTtcacctaaaataaataaatgaaaagtaagtaaaattatttatgatttGTTAAATAACGCAACATCAAATTCATAGCACtcattaaatgtaatttaatttttttaagaatattcttaagtagctcagttggaagaggaGTCGAAAGGTTGTGAGTTCAATTCTCACCTTAggtagttcgattttttcaagtagtttatttaaaatttatgttctaaatagttttaaaaatgtgTTGATTTGTAAATCGTAACAGTATCTGTATGTCAGATATGAAAGAGAATAATATTGTTATATTGAAACATTTATTCACTTACCATCGATTCTTTCCCAAATTTTTATGGTAGAATCAATTGATCcagtataaataattaaattgttttcATTTGTGTACATCCCAAACACACATGTAACTCCCTCTGTGTGTCCTTCAAGTTTACTAGTAACTTGCCAGCTTTTCTCGAAGGTCCATACTGCAGCAGTCTTGTCAGCAGAACAAGATAAGAATTCTGTGCATGCTGCGTATGGCTTATTTAGCCACTTAACAGCGTTAACATTTGAAGTGTGGTGACTAAGGACTAAGATATCTTTGCCTCTTAGTTCCTGTAAAAAGATAAGAATACACTAATACAGCTGGTTCTCGATTCCAGATggtgaatatttatttagagGTTGGATTATGTTTGATACAGCGGAACATCTAGTATGTACATAGTAGCATCACTATGAAGTAAGAGAAGCGTAAGGCAACTATTTAGGTATCAttagtaataaaattatgtatttttgctTACCGGATTGTAAATAACAACAGCATTTGACGCACCATAACAAATAACCCCATTGCTATTCCAATCTACTATTTCAGGTGTGCGGTTGCAAGCTACAGACGTGTAAACTTGTTCCACGGATACTTCCATGTTTTAAGCAAGTTTCACTTTGTCTTAAACAAGAAAGCTtatgaataatttttatttacaattcaACATCTGTTTTGAggttatatttgtattttgtgTCAAAAACACGTCAAAATTATTAATCTCACTCAAGATCTGTGATCTCAAGTTTTCCGAGTTCCATTttattgaaaatgtttttttccaaaCATGATCGAAATTTTGTATAGAGTCAAcagaaataatgaatttatatcaaaattatttttaattgttaatttcAAGTGAGTGTCGGATGAATGCAAATAAAAATTCTTGAACGCGGAACGGAACGGAGTCAGATTGCATTTTTGGATGcgttcaataataattatttgtgtATGCAAATATCTACTGAATTAATAaggaaaattatttgaaatcaaatattatttttcattttttaatgaattttcaaatatgttttggtttaaataatttatagtgGTCTTTGGAAAGGTcaactatagtctttttcacgtaagatgatccgtatgacacttcaaggttatccatattacgcatactacatatgcagaatatttttgaaaaaatatttgtattttattagcaatataataaaaaaaagttaactacttgtcttgaaatatatagtaaaatctgagtctattgattatattttaattaaatacgatgtaaaaatattttttatttaatgtacgcaatgtgtgaaacggaatagatttagtgctggggtatttcttgtataataaaatcgattatttccgcggttcaataatcgattgcagtgaatacttagttattaaaaacatcacaaaaataaactatatttttcgattattgactttaataaacgcattgaaaataaattaatagtttttaatttaaagaaacagaaccagtactttttaggaatcgtttttttgaacacgaaccatgaaatttgaatattatcaataaaaaattgttacaataatatttgtaatttaaaaaaacatgttttttttgttaaataacacctatacaaaatatttctctaaaagtaggttttactaactcttcgaaaaaaatcgatagataaatcgctatggtttagttatgtgacatctctaaatctttcaaactcgaaacgtcatacggatcatcttaggtgaaaaagactatagtgaaacataaaaattaaaattagtgaATGTACCAATGAAATAAAGCGGGAAACTACTTTTATgaagtgtcaaaataaaataacctacgcctcgtaaaaataaatagtgtttttaattaatttttcaatgtaAAGTGTAAACATCAGTCATATTCACAATGCCTGAGGTGATGATATCAGGTATCCCTGTTAGTTTTCCATTTGATCCATACGATGTCCAGAAGGCGTATATGGAACGGGTGATTGAAAGCCTGCAAAACAGCACTCATGCTGTACTGGAATCTCCCACTGGAACTGGAAaaactttgagcttattatgTTCATCATTAGCATGGCTGCTTGTGAAGAAAGCCCAGTTGCAAATGAATGCCCAATTAGGAAATTTTACGGAGCACAGCGGTGGTGGTTTCAGCGGTTCCCTGCGAGATAATCTGAAATCAGGAGCGGGAAAAGCAAAGGACAATGTATCTTGGGGTATGCCTAAAATTATATATTCATCCAGAACTCATTCTCAACTCACACAGGCTATGCAGGAGTTGAAAAGATCTAGCTATAGACATGTAAAGGCCACAGTACTGGGATCAAGGGACCAAATGTGCATACATCCTGAAGTTTCTAAAGAATCTAATAACATGAACAAAGTACACATGTGTCAATTAAAGGTCAAATCCAAGACATGCTTCTTTTACAATAATGTGGACTCAAAAAAGGAAGATAGATCTGTCAAAGGTGATGAAATACTGGACATTGAAGATTTAGTAACTGTTGGTAAGAAACTAAAATGTTGCCCATATTATTTATCTAAAGAACTGAAACAAGATGCAGATATTATATTCATGCcctacaattatttattagatcCAAAATCAAGGAAGGCTAATGGAGTAGaattgattaacaatataataaTACTTGATGAAGCCCATAATGTGGAGAAGATGTGCGAGGAATCAGCATCTTTACAAATCAGGAGCACAGATGTAGCATTATGTATAGATGAAATAACACATGTAATGAGATCTTTTAGTGAAAACTCTGAAGAGCAGTTGGATTCAACAGTTGATAATAATCAGCCAAAAGACTTCACTTGTGAAGATTTATGTGTTTTGAAAGAAATCATGCTTGCTTTAGAAAAGGCTATAGATGAAATAAGTGTTGGCAGTGAAGGTACTACTTTTCCTGGAGGTTTTATATTTGAATTGTTAGCTAAAGCTGAGATTAGAGATCACAACCAAATGGCTGTCATCACTTTACTAGGAAACCTTGTTACATACTTGTCTACTGCAAGTGCCTCACCATTTCAAAGAAAGGGAGTTGGTCTGCAAAAGTTTGTAGACTTGTTAAATGTTGTATTTAGTGGCACAACACATTCATACAAAGAAAGAGTTAAAATGTGCTATAAAGTCCATGTTCACATTGAAGATAAGAAGAATAAAAAATCTGATAGTTGGGGTGCACTTAAGGTTGGAAATGCAAAATCAGCTGAGCGGGTTCTCAGCTACTGGTGCTTCAGCCCTGGGTTTGGAATGAAGCAGCTATTAGATCAAAATGTTAGGAGCATTATTTTAACTAGTGGAACTTTAGCACCTTTGAAGCCATTAATATCAGAATTAGGAATTCCAATTGGTGTTCAGCTGGAAAACCCTCATATAGTCAATGGCAATCAGATATGTGTGAAAATAATCAGCCAAGGCCCTGATACAACTCCTCTTAATTCAAATTACCAGAATAGAGATAatccaaaatatatttcatcTTTAGGAAGAACAATATTAAGTTTTACCCGGGTGGTGCCGGATGGTTTGTTAGTTTTCTTTCCTTCATATCCAATCATGACCAAGTGTCAAGAAGCATGGCAATCTGAAGGTATTTGGTCTAGTATCAACAACATCAAGCCCATTTTTGTTGAGCCTCAAAGAAAAGATACATTCAATGCTATCATCAGTGATTTCTATGGCAAAATAAGTGATCCTAGCACTAAAGGAGCCTGTTTTATGGCAGTTTGCAGAGGAAAAGTTTCTGAGGGCTTAGATTTTGCTGATATGAATGGTAGAGCAGTGATTATAACTGGATTGCCATTCCCACCTCTGAAAGATCCTAGAATTATACTTAAAAAGAAGTATCTAGAAGAGCTTAGGGTTCATAACAAAGAATTTCTATCTGGAGATGAATGGTATTCTCTAGAAGCTACTAGAGCAGTCAACCAAGCTATTGGAAGAGTTATAAGACACAAAAACGATTATGGAGCAATATTACTTTGTGATGGCAGGTTTAACAGTCCTAAGTTGAAAAGTCAACTGTCAGCATGGTTGAGAGATCATATTAATGTATCAAACAAGTTTGGTGAAACTGTAAGTGAGATTTGTCGGTTTTTCAAAACTGCAGAAGCGACCTTGCCTTCACCTAAACTAAAACCATTGCTTCCTAATGAAGACAATAAAGGATATAAAAACTATGAGTCCAACAATGTTGGTGGGGTATCTTTTCCTACAACTAGCACTAGAATTGTCAACAAAGGCACTAAGAAGGCAGTAAGTCAATATCCTAATTCAAATGAGGTGTATGCTGATTTTTCAATGGATTTTTACAAGAATGCTCAAGCATCAGCCTATGTGAATGAATTCAAACCAAAAGAAGCAAAGGATCTTTTTAGTGCTTTAGATAGTAGTAAAAATACATCACAGGCTTCTTCTCAATCATTGGTTACAATTCATAAGAGGAGTGCAGAAGAATCTAATGTTGCTTCAATAGCCAAAAGAAAAAAGTTGAAGATAAAGCCCTTTGGTTTTGAGGACAATTTGAAAAGTGGTGAAATTACAAATATTTCTGCACCAGAAAAAGTGGCCCCAACATCATTGATAGACTTTGTGAAGGAAATAAAAGTACTTTTACAGGCTGACCagtataaattatttcaaacatCAATTTCAGCTTATAAAAAGGATggaaattatgaaatatttttagaagTGTTGAAAAATGTCTTTCAGAacagaaaaatgttttatttatttaaaggcatGAAGAGATTTTTAAAAGAAGACCATAAAAGTACTTTTCAAGAATACTGTGATAGTGTAAATTTTAACTGTTGACCCAATTTTTAgagaatttaaattattatataaaTTGGGTTTACTAATgtttcatacaaattataataaagaatttcaaatattaaaatctatttattatctactttccaaatatgattattaaaattcattattGGCAGGTTCATTGATCTTGCTAGCAATTTCAACTGAGTTAATCCTTAGCATAGTCTGTTGAGCTCTTTGGAAGTTGATGCGCATGAACTGCTTCCTTCTCTTCTTCTTGAAGTGTGTACGTGTGTGTGATAGGCCCTTGGAGATAACTGTTGCAGTGATGTTTACTAAACCAGGCTGGACAAGAGGTCGGCCAATGAGGGAAAAGTCTTTAGTTCCAGCAACCAGTACCTTTTCCAATTTTATTTGGTCACCTATGTTAGGTGGCCAGTATCCTTCAAGCACTAGTAAATCTCC from the Ostrinia nubilalis chromosome 5, ilOstNubi1.1, whole genome shotgun sequence genome contains:
- the LOC135071609 gene encoding regulator of telomere elongation helicase 1 homolog, with the translated sequence MPEVMISGIPVSFPFDPYDVQKAYMERVIESLQNSTHAVLESPTGTGKTLSLLCSSLAWLLVKKAQLQMNAQLGNFTEHSGGGFSGSLRDNLKSGAGKAKDNVSWGMPKIIYSSRTHSQLTQAMQELKRSSYRHVKATVLGSRDQMCIHPEVSKESNNMNKVHMCQLKVKSKTCFFYNNVDSKKEDRSVKGDEILDIEDLVTVGKKLKCCPYYLSKELKQDADIIFMPYNYLLDPKSRKANGVELINNIIILDEAHNVEKMCEESASLQIRSTDVALCIDEITHVMRSFSENSEEQLDSTVDNNQPKDFTCEDLCVLKEIMLALEKAIDEISVGSEGTTFPGGFIFELLAKAEIRDHNQMAVITLLGNLVTYLSTASASPFQRKGVGLQKFVDLLNVVFSGTTHSYKERVKMCYKVHVHIEDKKNKKSDSWGALKVGNAKSAERVLSYWCFSPGFGMKQLLDQNVRSIILTSGTLAPLKPLISELGIPIGVQLENPHIVNGNQICVKIISQGPDTTPLNSNYQNRDNPKYISSLGRTILSFTRVVPDGLLVFFPSYPIMTKCQEAWQSEGIWSSINNIKPIFVEPQRKDTFNAIISDFYGKISDPSTKGACFMAVCRGKVSEGLDFADMNGRAVIITGLPFPPLKDPRIILKKKYLEELRVHNKEFLSGDEWYSLEATRAVNQAIGRVIRHKNDYGAILLCDGRFNSPKLKSQLSAWLRDHINVSNKFGETVSEICRFFKTAEATLPSPKLKPLLPNEDNKGYKNYESNNVGGVSFPTTSTRIVNKGTKKAVSQYPNSNEVYADFSMDFYKNAQASAYVNEFKPKEAKDLFSALDSSKNTSQASSQSLVTIHKRSAEESNVASIAKRKKLKIKPFGFEDNLKSGEITNISAPEKVAPTSLIDFVKEIKVLLQADQYKLFQTSISAYKKDGNYEIFLEVLKNVFQNRKMFYLFKGMKRFLKEDHKSTFQEYCDSVNFNC
- the LOC135071611 gene encoding large ribosomal subunit protein bL21m — its product is MSVIRAGLQKITNVLRNGPGGILSRFITNIAPVESKSEAETTKDVIATCNKLIEDKASRNFAVVHLLGKQWRVTDGDLLVLEGYWPPNIGDQIKLEKVLVAGTKDFSLIGRPLVQPGLVNITATVISKGLSHTRTHFKKKRRKQFMRINFQRAQQTMLRINSVEIASKINEPANNEF